The genomic stretch ATAGGAGACGAAATACTCGACCGCGTTGTCGGGGAAGAAGTTCTTGAACTCGGAATAGAGCTGGGCGGCGAGCGTCTTGTTCGGCGCCAGGATGACGGCCGGGCGCTGCGTCTCCTCGATCACCTTGGCCATGGTGAAGGTCTTGCCCGAGCCGGTGACGCCGAGAAGGACCTGGCTGCGCTCGCCGTCGTTCAGACCGCCGACGAGGTCGCGGATCGCCGTCGGCTGGTCGCCGGAGGGCTTGTATTCGGTCTCCATGCGGATCGGGATGCCGCCCTCGGATTTTTCCGGACGCTCCGGGCGGTGCGGGGTCCAGATCTTGCCGTCCTTGAACAGCGGATTGCCGCTCTCGATCAATTTGGAGAGCGCATCGACCGTCGCGGTAACCGCGCCAGGCGCGAGATTCTTCGCGTCTTCCAGCGAGACGTCGACGCCGGAGACCGGATTGAGGCCGGCGGCCGCGCGCGTCTTCGGGTCGGATGACGCGCCGATCGAGACGCCGCGCGATGTTCGCCCGGCGGTCGCGTCGCCGGCTTTGCTCTGTTCTCCCGCGCTTTCCTTGCGCTCGGAGGCTTTCTTGCGGTGCTTGCCCGCCTTGGAGGCGAGCGATCGCTGTGATTCGACGGCCTGGGACTCGGCTTCAGCCTCGAGTCCGGCGAGCCAGTCCGCCATCGAACCTTCGCCGGCTTTGCCCTCGAAGGACGTCTGCGGCGCTTCCTCGAAGCCGGAGTTCCTGTTTTGTTTGCTAGGTCTGTTAGCCATGAGATGAATATGGAGAGAGTCCTGCAAAAAGAAAAGAGAGGGATGGCCCAATTCAGAACAAAAACAGAACTGACTTTCGCTCGCGCGAAGCGATTTTTCAGGATGCGTCCGCCCGAATCTGACGTACAAGACAAGCGTTTGGGTCGGTCGATCTCACGGGAGACGCGAAATGCCTTTTTCTTTTTCCCCGGCGGCTTTCTGGCCGGTGGTCATGCTCGTATGCTCCAATGTTTTCATGACCTTCGCGTGGTATGGCCACCTGAAGTTTCGAGGGGCGCCGTTATTGGTCGTCGTCATTGTCAGCTGGGGCATTGCCTTTTTCGAATACTGCCTTGCCGTTCCCGCCAACCGCATCGGCGCGGCTGTTTATTCCACGGCCCAGCTCAAGACGATTCAGGAAGTGATCACGCTCACCGTGTTTACCGGTTTTTCCGTGTTCTGGCTCAAGGAATCCCTGACCTTCAACCATCTGATCGGTTTTGCTCTGATCGCTGCCGGCGCGGCCTTCATATTCCGGGCCTGATCGTCTTCGATGCCGCAGCGTCCGGGCGGGCCGATTGTGCTGGCCCGGACGCTTCAGTTCCTGAGCACGACATAGGCACGGATGAAGCCGTCATAGAGCATGCGGCCGCGCCAGAGGGCAAACGGCCAGACCCACCAGACGAACAGTACCAGAAGCGTGGCGGCGTTGAGCACGAGGATGTCGGCAATGGCGCGCTGGTCGGTTCCCACGGTCTCGAGCAGGGCGACGGCCTCGGAAACGGAGGCGGGCTTCGGCGCGTTGGCGGCAATGGCAAACTGGAAAAGGTTGTTGGCGATCAGAGGCCAGAATTTGAGATATTCCCGCGTGACGGCCTTGCCCGGCGAGAGCGGCGGCGGGTCCCTGGCCAGCGCGTCCGTGGTGACGCGGAGCGCCATCAGCCGCTTGCCGGGCGTCCAGCCGAGGAAGATCGTCGACAGCGCGAGCGCCAGCGGGAAGGCGAGGAGTTGAAGCGTGGAGACGGCGCGCTCGATCAGCGGCGAGGGAAAGACGGGATCGCCATTCCCGTCAAGCTGGACGGCAACCGAACGGGTGAAGGTTCCGCCGTTCTCGCCGGTGCGGGTTTCGGTGACCATGGCCAGGCGCTTTTGCGGCAGGAAGAAACTGTCGACCGTGCAGGACTGCGCGCTCATCTCCGTATCGGCGCCTTCCTCAAGCGGCCAGCTCCGTTCGATCTCGGCAAAGACCGGAAGGCTTCTGTCCGCCGGCTGGCAGATGCGGGTGTGGAAGAAGGAACTGGCGACGCCGTCCCTCAGCCCTGGACTCGCCAATGCCAGCGCGCCGACCGCGAAGGTCGCGAGAACGCCGAAGATGAGAAAATCGACGAGCAGCGCCGCCAGCCGGCGCAGGAACAGGCGCGGCGGGCGTTGGGGAGCTGCGTCCTGGTCGGTCATGCTTCACTGTCCGCTTCGCTGATGGATGGCTGCTTCGCTTTCGGCACGGGAGCGGGCCTGCCGCTGTCGTCCATCGCCACCATCACGAACTCGGCGGCCGTCACCTTCTCGCGTCGCGGCCGGTCATGCCGATGAACCCAGGCCTCGACATTGACCGTTATCGAGGTGCGGCCGATCTTCTTGAACTGAGTATAGACGCAGAGCGTATCGCCGATCTTGACCGGCTTTTCGAAGGTGATCGAGTTGACCGCGACGGTGACCGTGCGCATGCCGGCATGTTCCGAGGCGGCAACGAAGGCGCCGAGATCCATCTGCGACATCACCCAGCCGCCGAAAATGTCTCCGGCCGGATTGGCATTCGCCGGCATCGCCACGGTTCTGAGCGTCAGTTCGCCCTTGGGTCTTTCGTCCACTGATTCTTCTCCTCTGACGGCGCATGCCGCAATCTACCCTCCGGCCGGGCCTGCGCAAGAGCCGGCCAGCGCATCGGCCCGAAAATCGGGTCTGATTTTCGGAAAGCACGATGCGTCGATTCAATAGGTTAGAGTATCCGTTTTGCTCAAGCCCTCATTTGCGCCCATTTTCTGTCGTCGCGGATGAGTGCGTTTGCCAGTTCGATAAGCTTTCGCATGATTGCTGTCAGGGCGACTTTGGCGGGTTTTCCGGCGCCTTTCAGCGCCTCGTATTTTGCCCTCATCTGCGTGTTGAAGCGCATGGCGACGAGGGCGGGCATATAGAGGGCGTCGCGCAGGAACTTTCGTCCACCCTGAATGAAGGCCTTGCCGCGCCATTGGCCCGATTGTCGGGTCATGGGCGCCAAACCCGCAAGGCTGGCGATCTGCTTTCGGCCAAGCATGCCGATCTCGGGGCATTCGATCAGGATCGTTGACGCCGTCACCGGACCGATGCCGGGGATGGAGGTGAGGATGTCGCGCTTTCTCGCCTTGCCGTCATCCGCGCGCAGGCGCGTTTCGATCTCGTCCTGGATTGCCGCGAGCTGGCGCTCGATCTGGGCGATGCGCGCCTTTGAGTGCCGCTTCGTCAGGGAAAGCGTTTGCGTCTTGATGCGGTTGAGCAGCCGTGTGCGGTCCCTGACGAGAGCGGTGCGCTCGATCTGCAACTCCTTGAGTTCATGATCGGTTTCCTCCACTGGCGGGTCTGGCTGAAGGTCAAATGCATCCCCCATCAGCGCCAGCATGCGCGCATCGACGCGATCGGTCTTGGCGCGGCTGCCGCGTGCCTGGGCAAACCGTCGCGCCTGCAGCGGGTTGACCTTGACGAGCGGAAGATCAGAAGCGAGCGCGCATTCAAAGGCGCCGTGATAAGGACCGGTAGCCTCATAGACAATCCGGCTGATCGGGCTATCGCCAAGCCATCGCCGCAGGTCGTCAAAGCCTGCCTGTGTGTTGGCGAAAGCCCGATGCGCCCTGTCACTCAGGCGAAAGGCGTCGAGACGGCCTTTTGAAATATCGATACCGATGCTATCATTCATCATCTTCGCGTGTCCTATGCTTGTCATGCAGAGCCCAAAAGCTGCTGCGTATCCGTTCAGGCCTTGAGCGAAGACGGTGGCCGATCACACTCTAACACGGTCCATGTTCCTTGCGGTTCATGACCAACCCCCTACCGATCCGACCACCGCCACTGACCGCCGCGTGGAAGGCGGCTGTCAGTGGCTCTTCTTCGCAGAAAAGCCGGGAAAAATCATAAGACAAGCGCCCTGCGTCCGAATGGACGCACAAAGGACGCTCTAATGAGAAGCGCGGCGCGGCAAAGCTTTTGTTTACATATGTCTGTTTTACTCGCTCCCAGGTTTCAACCCTGGGCACGATGAACGGTATGGCGTCTTTTTCTCATCTGCGAAACGCGGCTTCCCTGACGGCTGTCTCCCTGGTCCTTGCCGGTTGCTCGATCGGCGGATTGATGACGTCGTTTTCGGTCGATACCAGCCCCAAGGATACCCAGGTGGTGACCCGCAGCGAGGCGGCCAGGGCGCAGCCTTCCGCCGTGGCTTCCGCGACTGCGCAGCAGCCTTCCGCCGCCGCGCTTGCGCAGGCAGATCCGCCGCCTGAGAGCATCGAGCAGTTGATCGCCGAGACGGAGACCTCCGCCGGCCTGCCGATCGACAGCTATCTCGGTTTCAACGAAAGCCAGGACAAGGCCGATGTCGCCGCGATTGCGGACGCGGAGGCGAAAACCGCCGAAGCGCAGACGGCGGCGGCCGGGGGGCCGGGCATCGACCCGATCAACACGGCTTCGCT from Martelella sp. AD-3 encodes the following:
- a CDS encoding acyl-CoA thioesterase translates to MPANANPAGDIFGGWVMSQMDLGAFVAASEHAGMRTVTVAVNSITFEKPVKIGDTLCVYTQFKKIGRTSITVNVEAWVHRHDRPRREKVTAAEFVMVAMDDSGRPAPVPKAKQPSISEADSEA
- a CDS encoding IS110 family transposase gives rise to the protein MMNDSIGIDISKGRLDAFRLSDRAHRAFANTQAGFDDLRRWLGDSPISRIVYEATGPYHGAFECALASDLPLVKVNPLQARRFAQARGSRAKTDRVDARMLALMGDAFDLQPDPPVEETDHELKELQIERTALVRDRTRLLNRIKTQTLSLTKRHSKARIAQIERQLAAIQDEIETRLRADDGKARKRDILTSIPGIGPVTASTILIECPEIGMLGRKQIASLAGLAPMTRQSGQWRGKAFIQGGRKFLRDALYMPALVAMRFNTQMRAKYEALKGAGKPAKVALTAIMRKLIELANALIRDDRKWAQMRA
- a CDS encoding RDD family protein, yielding MTDQDAAPQRPPRLFLRRLAALLVDFLIFGVLATFAVGALALASPGLRDGVASSFFHTRICQPADRSLPVFAEIERSWPLEEGADTEMSAQSCTVDSFFLPQKRLAMVTETRTGENGGTFTRSVAVQLDGNGDPVFPSPLIERAVSTLQLLAFPLALALSTIFLGWTPGKRLMALRVTTDALARDPPPLSPGKAVTREYLKFWPLIANNLFQFAIAANAPKPASVSEAVALLETVGTDQRAIADILVLNAATLLVLFVWWVWPFALWRGRMLYDGFIRAYVVLRN
- a CDS encoding DMT family protein: MPFSFSPAAFWPVVMLVCSNVFMTFAWYGHLKFRGAPLLVVVIVSWGIAFFEYCLAVPANRIGAAVYSTAQLKTIQEVITLTVFTGFSVFWLKESLTFNHLIGFALIAAGAAFIFRA